The following proteins are encoded in a genomic region of Lachnospiraceae bacterium KM106-2:
- a CDS encoding LSU ribosomal protein L23p: protein MANIKYYDVILKPVVTEKSMAAMSEKKYTFSVHTEATKAQIKEAVEKMFEGTKVARVNTMNLDGKKRRRGNSVGTTAKTKKAIVTLTEDSADIEIFQGL from the coding sequence ATGGCTAATATTAAATATTATGACGTTATTCTTAAACCTGTAGTTACAGAAAAAAGTATGGCTGCAATGAGCGAGAAAAAGTACACTTTTTCAGTTCATACAGAAGCTACTAAAGCTCAGATTAAAGAAGCTGTAGAAAAAATGTTTGAAGGCACTAAAGTTGCTAGAGTAAACACTATGAACTTAGATGGCAAGAAACGTAGACGTGGTAACAGCGTTGGAACAACTGCTAAAACTAAGAAAGCTATTGTTACTTTAACAGAAGACAGTGCTGATATCGAAATTTTCCAAGGTCTATAA